ttttactttaatgatgagtatgtcaatactttcatcctttctttctgtttctgtttcatatgtactgttaacggatgcacttttttatatgtatcgtatcttgtgctgacccagcccatctgtcacataTTTCTTGCCCAGGTCCACCCACGTACCCGTCGGCGAGGACCAGGTCCAGCATCTGGAGCTAGCCCAGGACCTGGCTCGAATCTTCAACCGGCACTACGGGGACGGCTTCTTCCCGCAACCCCAAGCTTTGCTAAGTAAGAATCCCTCGTTTGCCAACGCCATCTGCACTTGGATCAATAAAGCCTTTATTTAGATTGTGACAGGAACTAAAAGGATAGggactatttttatttgaagtaCTGGCAATTAAACACACACATggccagcacacacacacacacacacaaatacgtTAGCAGTCGCAAGGCGTTTTTTTATTCCCAAGCATCGTAAAAGCACAAAATGGCGTCAGCAAGCGTCGATAAAAGAAGACTCTTTCCCACCAATGGGGTGATAATTGATTGCTGAGAAGGGCGGGACTTTTGATTGATTGGCGGGGTTTGGCGGCTCATCTATGGGCGCCAGCAAgacgtcatttttatttttttaatcttcaggTTCTATTCATTTCATCTTGTGAATCCGCAATGGGTTACCATGGCGGTCATTTTTACCCATGATTCTTAGTGTTGCACCTTCTCATTTAAGCTAGGGAACCCCCAAATTTGggtcctttttgtttttacattttgagaAGTAATTTAGTACTTGGATTTTTTAGACGAGCATGCCAAAATCTGGTGTCGTACCAGTTCTAATGTATAGTTTGTAGTCACTGTTATGCttcgttttattattataatttaatttaatttgtaaaaaaaaaatatccatggGCTTCATCCCATTATTTTTCAAGTTTTAAATCCGTTTTGGCCAAAAACCTATcattttttctcagaaactacatcatgtaaaaagttaattctttgtttttacactcattctTAAGAGGTTAAAcatgtaattttttattttatttgcatcATACCTACCATTTTCCAACTTTTCAATCAAATCCATCTCTTAATGTCAAATTATGATACCACTCTCAGTAaatctttcaaaaaatacacaaatagatGAATTACCtgcttttttcacatttattaccttattttaaatacatcagGATTTCTACTACGACCTACAGTAACATTTGTCGTCTCTTTGCCTCCACAGGCTCCACCCGAAAGGTCAAATCCCTCCGCGACCCTtcctccaaaatgtccaaatcggACCCCCAGGCCGCGGCGACTATTTTCATCACGGACTCCCCCGACGACATCGCCCAGAAAATCCGCCGCGCCGTCACCGACTTCACCTCGGAGGTGACGTACCACCCGGAGACTAGGCCCGGGGTTTCCAATCTAGTCGGCAtccacgccgccgccgcaggCATAACCGTGGACGAGGCCTTGTCGCTGGCACGAGGTTTGGACACGGCGGCGTATAAGGGATTGGTCGCCGAGGCCGTGGTCCAAAGGCTAGCGCCCATTCGCCAGCGGCTGGAGCGGCTCAGGGCCGAACGTTCGCACTTGGAGGCCGTGTTGGAGGAGGGGCGGCAGAAAGCCAGAGAGCTGGCTGCACCCGTGTTGGGGGAAGTCAGGAGATTGGTCGGATTCTGTTGATGGGCTCATTTCATTGGATGGAATCACAGGTTTACTTgcagctttttcttcttctatttatttatattggaGCAGGGTAAGTACATATATTGGATTGGACTCTAcctttttagtccattttttttcatcataaagactcaaaaatgacatgaatttGCATTCTCatattttgagctttttttgttgcttaaaatgaaatttcccaaattctGTTAACAAGAAAcggatccattttttttaatgttatcgcATTATTTTTTAGTGCTTGGACTACATAATGCTTAAAATagatttattttgttcattttccttACTGACTATCCTCACAAAGTTCAAAGGgggtttttaaatgtcatttttagaatgtttttttttgggtgttacAAATCATATTCTGTTATCTATCCATTTAgataatggcaaaaaaaagtagCTCCTatattaaaatttcaaaatTGAAATTGATCTACTCCAGTTTAAAATCACATTCATTTTGACATAGGAAAGCATTTTGGATGTCTATTTATAATGAATTGATACATAATATAATTACAAGAAATGCATACCAATAGATCAAAAGCAGATAGCTAAACTGAGGAGTTGTTAGATTTAAAACGTCTcacaaatttagtttttaacataactacataaaaacaaatgtgcatgtatacataaatatttaatacatatttcaaatggattggaggcCATGTTTAAAAAGTGACTTCAATGTCCGTTATTATTACATGTTTGTACTATAAATAGCTAACATTGACATTAGTATTTCTATTTAATGGCTACAcagttataaaaacaataaaaaatgttgattttaattGTGCATGAAAGttaaaaacgtgaaaaaaatatgtgcaaACATGCATTAAGTTTATGTGCATATACATACCTCAACCAAAGTAATAACCAGAAAACAATGCAATTTTCAACATTCACTTTAAAATCGTCATGTGTAAAGTATAGCAACttaattttgtataaaatagtgtgtgtgagcgtgtgtgtgtgtgtgagtgtgcatgtgcgCGCGTGCCTGACACACGCTCGTGCGTGTTTTACTACTCccatattaatgttttttccacGCTTGAGTTGTTGCAGGGGTCACTCGGGGTCAACCACTAATTGAATACTCAAAGCAAAGCCTCCACGCATGCGCAGTATATCCTCCTCAAAACTCTTGAAAAGCAACGAAGGCAACTAAAAAGACACAGAAAGttgaaaataagagaaaaactCGCAGCAAAACATTCGAATAAcgtaatttaatttatttctttttgatatttacagatttaaaaagtataaatgatGCAATATATTTATGCCTAAAGATGATTCTCATTCTTATTAGAACAAAGTGATGCATATTTGTTTTGCACAGAGCAATATTTTTGCacgaaaaaaataatgcacaatatCAAGTAAACTCTCGattgtgttattttaattttggttatttatatatacaatgTGCATTCACTCCTaggtttttcctcttttttcttcattattatgTTGTAATTCTAACACAAATGTACATGATTATGCTGGTTTTAATTATTAGACGTGAACTGCATTACAAATTTGATTATAAAACTAAAGGTGTGCAAAGATAAATTTGCATTTGtcaaaatgttacttttattaaataatttggaAGTTATCGCAAGCCAAAATTGATGGATCGTTGGATTGCCATGACGTAATTCATATTAATACTTTTGCAAAACTTACCATTATTCAATGAATTAAGATGTGATTACTCCTTTTTAACAATtatgttttaacattatttcgtatgtaaaaatacattcaaaatatgcaattaccttttaataataataatgaaaagtgAGAAATAATTTAAGAGTAGTTTTATTGCCTGAGTCGATAATTAATATAACCATATATATACAACGAAAGACAATAATGTACCAAGAGCAATTTTATAATAATAGATTCTTCgcaattaaaatatgaatttctcTCTTTCAGCTCATCTGTTTGTGCACGTCATCTTACCTCagatttgatgttttttctttacGCCAGTTGTACtgttgagaaaaaatatattttaaatcattcaaatgCAGATTTAAAACTAATCTATCAAGCGTGGTAATTGGCATCCAAAGTTTTTGGATGAGAATTCTGTATGTGATTGACAGCCAATGTGAATTTTATTTTGGCAGCGAATCCATTTGGGGTCGTCAGGCAGGAGTGGCTCGCACGCGATTGGTCGTAAAAGTTTGCCTGGGTCCCCATGCTCACTTCTAATTGGACGCTGAGTGCAGCCCCGCCctattcttgaaaaaaaagtgccgcACCAGAAGTGAGAATCAATCAGAGGCGACTCGACCTGCAGAGACCACGATGGCGGCTCGTGGAAGCTCCACACCGCGTTCCTTCGTCATCTAAAGTTGTGGATTACTTTTCGGGgcacttttcttttatttaacgCGTCGCTGCGTTGTGGACCGACTGGGTGCTTGTCTCCCTTCCCGACATGAGTGAGAGGAGGCGATCGGCCGCTGCTCTGAGCTCGCGAGCCCACGCGTTCTCCGTGGAAGCCCTCATCGGCTCCAGCAAAAAGAGGAAGCTCCGGGCCGCCGCTGTCGCCGCAGCAGCAGCCGCAGCAGCTGCCGCCCCCGGCTGGGACCACCACAGGGACGCAGACGACCTCCACTTGGCCGCTGTTGTGGACCCCGACGACCCGGCACACTGCCTCGATATGGACCCAGGTCAGTGAGCATGCTCCAgggacaaactttttgacttgaacATGAACGCATCACGGGTCTCAAGTGCACGTCCAACCTAGAATATAGGACGTTTTGCTTTTTATCAAAActgattttaattatattttcatgactattatTAGTTTTTACCACGTAGTGATAAGTACTATTCACTTGAATTGTTAAATTGAATTCTGATTTGTAACTTCAAAATACACCTATTAAATTTGACCTGCGCATTCTTTTTACGTCATCAGCCGATTTTAGATGTAAAGAAAACATTAGCATGATGTTTAACAGTTGTGAAATAATTTGTTGAAGGAATTTGAATGTTATTGTTAAGTGAGACATGGCGGATCGCGTGCATGACCCACAAATTGACAGTTTGACGGCAGGCACACTGCAGCGcgcacgtaaaaaaaaaaaaaaaaacacgtcaaTATTGCCCAAAGATTATTATTGTACATTATTGACATAATGTTATATCATAATTTGCTCAAACCAGCAAGAACGCCAACTCACATGTGCAGCACCCTTACTAATATTATGCAATATAAACAATTAAAATCGTAATAATTCCCAACTCCAAAATCTAAATCTCTTAAGATTTAAAGCAAACATTTGTGCAAAATTAAAACTTGAATTGATAAAATCAAGGATAATGAAGTGTTTCCTGCacaaattatgaattaaaaCGAATAGGAAATGTTACAGTTGCAGGGATATTAATATAGTGTTATCCAATATTTTGTGATGTTCTCCCCCTTATTTAAGTGACTCTTAGAAAGAATGatttgaatttaaaagtaaacaatcacTGATGCACTCGTTCAAAGTAAATTTGAAATAATGTGACTAAAAGTTGTCGTATTTGTGACGTGTGGCTTTCGTTGCGTTCACTAAAAGTTGGGAATCGGAACACCTGCTTTCAGCGGCCTTCTGAACTTCCCGCAGCCGGCCCGTAGAGTCTCATCCTCGGCTTCATCTCCAGCGCAGCTCGGTCTCCATTGGATACCGCTGTAGCGCACATAAAGCATCAAAAACACTATAACATTGACTTCATTGgcccattacaaaaaaaaaaaaaaaacttcatgacTAATTATGTCGTGTATTTAACAAAttgttgaatgttttatttgcattttcagTCTTTTGACACGACGTTAAAGTAAGACTAAAACAATGcccaattttgcaaaaaaacaacaacaaaaaatgccaaCCATATTTCATCACATGTaacatatttaatatacatttacataataataacaataaaagatgGAAATCAAACAAAAAGAAGTGCAAAAACCCGGGTGATTTTTCAAGAAATAACTATTAAACACCAAACTACACTAATAAAAgatgtcaaaatatttcaattttcccACAAATGCCTAATCCGACCCTAAATGCTTTTTAAACAAAGtctataaaatttaaaatacaatcaAAACCAAATGTGAATTTTCGGCGTACAAAAACGGGGAAAAATAAGTCTGTTGGTGACCCTCATGGGGGACCCCTCAGGTTGGGGGTCCTTGCTAATGAAGTGTGcacaagtatgtgtgtgtgtctgtgtgttttcttgtgagtgtgcgtgtgtgttgacAGCTCCTGTTTGGCCTCAtctgctttttttccttctctaagGAATTCCTGTCAAGCTTTCTCCATCTTTTTAGTGCTACAAAGTCCAATTTTTCCTCCAGAAAAGCTAACTCAGCTTCGCACATAGCAACTTTGCCTCTAAATTTAGTTTTTGTGCTTGAACCTTTCTTCTTTTGAGTGTTACAAAATCCAAATTTTgcctaaatacatttattttgtcacACACATTGCAAATGATACATTTTGCTGCAAAGATGTCTTAGTAAGAGACTGAAATTAAATAGTTTAGCCAGTTCGTGAGACGTTAGGAAGGCATTTTTACACACGTATGTTCCATAATTATAGATATGATCTTTTATTGGCATGGCAAAAATAGCAGTGATCTAGGAGGGTACAATTTTTAATAAGGGTGAAAATAAATTGGTGAGTTGGgtcaaatattttcaacaatTCTATTTCACAATATAAATTATTCATAATAGTATTCATATTATTTCAATATGAACTCAATGGAGTTGCCTATTTTCCCAATTGGATATTTTTATGACTtggtataataataattattattgttataattattatatttatagttTATTATAGAGACAGTGACCTTGAAGTTTCAGCAATCATTGATCTTGAAGTTATACAAAGTCATTTATTACATATGTGAAAAGCATACATTAACAAATGACAAACTATACAGTGTATTAcggtaattgatttttttttttggaggccaTATTACCACACGCGCGTGTGTTGGTACGTGGGTGCAACGTGCTAGCTTGGAAATGcacctttttcttgtttttaatatCTGGGTGCATTACGTACGCCATGTGCACGCTTCCCCGAATAAAAGTCTCTTCAACCGCTTGCAGATTCTGAGGCGAGTCCCGGCTCGGATGCCTCCGACCTGGCCGAGAGGACGTCGTGTTCATTCGGCGTGGCCGCCTGCGAGTTGCCGGCGGCCCCCGGAGGAGCCGCTGCGGGAGGGCCGTGCGAAGCCTCTTCGCTTCCGGGGTCGGCTTCGGCGTCGGTGTCGGCCTGCTCGTCCATGGACGAGATCCACGTGGAGCTCCAGTGCGCCGATCTGTGGAAGAGATTCCATGACATCGGGACCGAGATGATCATCACTAAAGCCGGCAGGTAAGCAAACAAATGACCTTGCTAACGTATGCTAACATTACCATGTGTTAATAACACTGCCACTCATGATCAAACAATATGTACAAAAATCGTATCGTATGGGGTTTATTTTACGTtagaatttgcatttttatacgTGATGCATTTGTCTTTTGGAAGTATTTTATCCCTCAAAGTGTAGATTGGTGATTTAATTTAGAATGCGATTCAAATTTGATGGGCTCCGGGACCGACTCGTCCTCCTACTCATGCCCGCCCGAGAGGCACCTTTTCCGGCCAAGTGTGTGCATCCTCCCGGCTGCTCACCCccagtaccaaaaaaaaaaaaaaatgatagaaattttgcaattttttcccatctttacattttatttagcaAAATTTGGATATTATTCTGGTCATTCATGAATAGATGTGAATTAATTGGTAATTCTATAGATGTTAATGTCTTATATTGGACATTTAGGATGACCTGACTTATAGAAATGGCCACAaccttttatatataaaaaaatactttttaatgagCGGATGTGATTAAAAAGAAAgtaaatatcttatttttttccccccaaatctCATGTGCAAGGCGTTTTTCCTCCCTCCGGAATGCCTCATAAAGTCACCCCTGACTGTGACATTTGATTTCTCTCACATTTCTCTCTCGTGCgagttttatttctttcttgatGACCTTCCATTTGGCTT
Above is a window of Stigmatopora nigra isolate UIUO_SnigA chromosome 11, RoL_Snig_1.1, whole genome shotgun sequence DNA encoding:
- the wars2 gene encoding tryptophan--tRNA ligase, mitochondrial — its product is MALPARAKLTRHLLRLSKRFPRVQQRFFCDRSTSEKQESTETQRVFSGIQPTGVPHLGNYLGTLENWVSLQDRYPSVLYSVVDLHAITQPQDPHVLRSNTLDMVASLLACGVDPQKAILFCQSQVPEHAELSWILGCLTSMPRLRHLPQWKMKSKQKNEGSVGLYTYPVLQAADILLYKSTHVPVGEDQVQHLELAQDLARIFNRHYGDGFFPQPQALLSSTRKVKSLRDPSSKMSKSDPQAAATIFITDSPDDIAQKIRRAVTDFTSEVTYHPETRPGVSNLVGIHAAAAGITVDEALSLARGLDTAAYKGLVAEAVVQRLAPIRQRLERLRAERSHLEAVLEEGRQKARELAAPVLGEVRRLVGFC